A region from the Brassica napus cultivar Da-Ae chromosome C8, Da-Ae, whole genome shotgun sequence genome encodes:
- the LOC106382425 gene encoding kinesin-like protein KIN-4B: MELHSSYSSSSLESCSVKVAVNVRPLIGDEISQGCRECVSVSPVTPQVQMGTHSFTFDHVYGGSNGSPSSLMFGECVAPLVHGLFHGYNATVLAYGQTGSGKTYTMGTAFKDGSSNGLIPQVMTALFNKIESVKHQMGFQLHVSFIEILKEEVLDLLDSVRLANGAPGKVALSKSPVQIRESPNGVITLSGATEVPIATKEEMASCLEQGSLTRATGSTNMNNQSSRSHAIFTITLEQTRKITPISVAEDTIDEDMGEEYSCAKLHLVDLAGSERAKRTGSGGARLKEGIHINRGLLALGNVISALGDEKKRKEGAHVPYRDSKLTRLLQDSLGGNSKTVMIACISPADINAEETLNTLKYANRARNIQNKPVANKDLICSEMQKMRQQLQNLQAALNARGEIPSKEVQVMREKITKLESANDELSRELLIYRSKRATLDYCNMNTQEDGVSFTKDDCLKRGFESMDSDYEMSEATSGGISEDIDGAAKEWEHALRQNNMGNELSELSKRLEEKESEMKICGAGTEIIRQHFEKKMMELEKEKRTVQVERDLLLAEVEKLAASSDRQAQVARDSHAQKLKALETQISNLKKKQENQVEALKQKQKSEDAAKRLQAEIQCIKAQKVQLQHKMKQEADQFRQWKASQEKELLQLKKEGRKTEHERLKLEALNRRQKMVLHRKTEEAAMATKRLKELLESRKSSVAGNGQPPTKKVNGKTLQKWIDNELEVMTKVHQVRSQYEKQIQVRAALAEELTSLKRELDFASSIPHQEKNGQFRFLSSKTRLERIATLESMLDVSSNALTAMASQLSEAEEREHSLHTKNRWNSIKSMTDAKCLLQYVFNSTAEARCKIWEKDMDIKEKKEQLNDLLCLLQLSEVQNREILKEKKTREHTLSIALASSSSSSVTSRSSSKHYGDNNASNHSSPPSYHRAAKHLKYAAPGTVKVSVRESAALLEEKRKMKAMKKMGQSGKLWKWKRSHHQWLLQFKWKWQKPWKLSEWIKHNDETTMLFMSKIHHDDGDDYSWSRRH, translated from the exons ATGGAATtacattcttcttattcttcttcttcgctgGAGAGTTGTAGCGTGAAAGTGGCGGTTAACGTTCGTCCTCTGATCGGAGACGAGATAAGTCAGGGTTGCAGGGAATGCGTTTCCGTATCTCCGGTAACGCCACAG GTGCAAATGGGAACACATTCCTTCACATTTGATCACGTTTATGGTGGAAGTAAtggttctccttcttccttGATGTTTGGAGAATGTGTTGCTCCTCTTGTTCATGGTTTGTTCCATGGATACAACGCTACTGTGCTCGCTTATGGTCAG ACAGGATCTGGAAAAACATACACCATGGGGACTGCTTTTAAAGACGGTTCGAGCAATGGGTTGATTCCTCAAGTTATGACTGCTCTTTTCAACAAAATTGAGTCTGTTAAGCACCAAATGGGTTTCCAGTTACATGTCTCTTTCATCGAG ATTCTGAAAGAAGAAGTTCTGGATTTGCTGGATAGTGTGAGACTAGCCAATGGAGCCCCTGGAAAGGTTGCTCTTAGTAAGTCCCCTGTACAGATTCGCGAATCGCCAAACGGGGTAATTACACTATCCGGTGCAACTGAAGTCCCCATAGCTACTAAAGAAGAGATGGCTTCCTGTTTGGAGCAAGGCTCTCTAACCAGGGCGACTGGGAGCACAAACATGAATAATCAGTCAAG CCGTTCACATGCCATCTTCACAATCACCTTAGAACAGACACGCAAAATCACTCCGATCTCAGTGGCTGAAGACACCATAGATGAGGATATGGGTGAGGAGTATTCTTGTGCCAAGCTTCATCTCGTAGATCTTGCTGGATCTGAAAGAGCTAAACGGACAGGTTCAGGCGGTGCTCGATTGAAAGAAG GAATTCACATCAATAGGGGACTCCTTGCACTTGGTAATGTCATCAGTGCACTTGGAGATGAGAAAAAGCGAAAAGAAGGTGCTCATGTTCCCTACCGTGATAGTAAACTTACTCGGTTATTACAG GATTCTCTTGGTGGAAATAGTAAAACAGTCATGATAG CTTGCATTAGTCCCGCTGACATCAATGCTGAAGAAACTCTGAACACACTCAAATATGCAAATCGTGCTCGGAATATTCAGAATAAGCCTGTT GCCAATAAAGACTTAATATGTAGTGAGATGCAAAAGATGCGTCAACAGCTACAAAATCTTCAAGCTGCACTAAATGCTCGTGGGGAAATCCCATCAAAGGAAGTGCAG gTTATGAGAGAGAAGATCACGAAGCTAGAATCTGCCAATGATGAGCTTTCTCGTGAACTTCTCATCTATCGCAGCAAGAGAGCTACTCTTGACTATTGTAATATGAATACACAG GAAGATGGTGTGAGTTTTACAAAAGATGATTGTCTCAAAAGGGGATTCGAAAGTATGGATTCAGATTATGAAATGAGTGAAGCAACATCAG GTGGAATCTCTGAAGATATAGATGGAGCAGCAAAAGAGTGGGAACATGCACTTAGGCAGAATAACATGGGCAACGAATTAAGTGAACTGAGCAAACGTCTGGAGGAGAAAGAG TCCGAGATGAAAATATGTGGGGCTGGAACTGAAATTATCAGACAACACTTTGAGAAGAAAATGATGGAACttgagaaagagaagagaactgTACAG GTTGAGAGAGATCTATTGTTGGCTGAAGTTGAGAAACTTGCTGCTAGTTCTGATAGACAAGCACAAGTTGCAAGAGACAGCCATGCACAAAAACTAAAAGCACTCGAGACACAGATTTCAAATCttaagaagaaacaagaaaatcaAGTTGAGGCcttgaaacaaaaacagaaaagtgAAGATGCAGCAAAGCGTTTACAAGCTGAAATACAATGCATTAAGGCTCAGAAG GTTCAATTACAACATAAGATGAAACAAGAAGCTGATCAATTCCGACAATGGAAAGCTTCTCAAGAAAAGGAATTATTGCAG CTCAAGAAAGAAGGAAGGAAGACAGAGCATGAAAGACTCAAACTCGAAGCCCTCAATCGACGACAAAAAATG GTTCTTCATAGAAAAACAGAGGAAGCAGCAATGGCTACCAAAAGACTTAAGGAGCTGCTGGAATCTCGCAAGTCATCAG TGGCTGGCAATGGTCAACCACCAACTAAAAAG GTGAACGGAAAAACTCTTCAGAAATGGATTGATAACGAGCTAGAGGTTATGACAAAAGTACATCAAGTTCGTTCCCAATATGAAAAGCAAATCCAAGT ACGAGCTGCATTGGCTGAAGAGTTAACCTCGTTGAAAAGAGAATTGGACTTCGCTTCAAGTATTCCCCATCAAGAGAAAAATGGACAGTTCAG ATTTTTATCATCAAAAACAAGATTGGAGAGAATAGCAACTCTTGAGAGCATGTTGGATGTTTCCTCAAATGCTCTCACAGCCATGGCCTCTCAGCTCTCAGAAGCAGAGGAAAGAGAGCATAGCCTACACACTAAGAATCGGTGGAACTCCATCAAGTCAATGACTGATGCCAAGTGTTTGCTTCAATATGTGTTTAATTCCACTGCCGAAGCAAG GTGCAAAATCTGGGAGAAAGACATGGACATCAAAGAGAAGAAGGAACAACTAAATGATCTCCTCTGCTTATTACAACTATCTGAAGTCCAGAACCGAGAGATacttaaagagaaaaagacaagagAACATACATTGTCCATTGCGCTGGCttcgtcatcatcatcctcg GTAACTTCAAGAAGCTCATCAAAGCACTATGGAGATAACAACGCTAGCAACCATTCGTCTCCACCTTCATACCATCGAGCAGCAAAGCATCTCAAATACGCTGCGCCAGGTACAGTAAAAGTATCGGTGAGAGAATCAGCGGCTTTattagaagagaagagaaagatgaaAGCGATGAAGAAAATGGGACAGAGTGGGAAGCTGTGGAAGTGGAAGAGAAGTCATCATCAATGGCTGCTTCAGTTTAAATGGAAATGGCAGAAACCATGGAAACTCTCTGAGTGGATTAAGCATAACGATGAGACCACTATGCTCTTCATGTCTAAGATTCAtcatgatgatggtgatgattaCTCGTGGAGCCGCCGACACTGA